The genomic segment GGATGTTCACCGGTTCCTTGGTCTTCGGATTGCGCGCGATCTTGGGCTTGCGCAATTTGGTGGACAAGACACCGAAGCCTCGGATTTCGATGCGGTTCCCTTCCAACAGCATCTTGCACATCTCGTCGAGGAACATCTGCACGAGTTTGCCGACGTCTCGTTTGGTTATACTGGGGTGAACCTGGCGGGAGATAGTCTCGACCAGATCGGCTTTGGTTACTGTC from the candidate division WOR-3 bacterium genome contains:
- a CDS encoding integration host factor subunit beta; translation: TVTKADLVETISRQVHPSITKRDVGKLVQMFLDEMCKMLLEGNRIEIRGFGVLSTKLRKPKIARNPKTKEPVNIPPRRVPVFKASRLLKASLMKGGL